Proteins from one Sabethes cyaneus chromosome 2, idSabCyanKW18_F2, whole genome shotgun sequence genomic window:
- the LOC128734533 gene encoding N-acetyltransferase eco, translating to MRKQVRNVGDALGTIGSVTPQNENSRITRSKHVPTPKMSSRKKALFGGENQKVNRNLLDPEEDSDLGPMSPLKFSNSPKRTLVKALNVTSFRNILGNASPESDRSLSPDYERRFSHSDRYEILSSACDKENNMSDDETRHSFPKEMSRVRSPSKNALLDETNSNSLSQLMNSDLNIVDKRTPILKTPGVTEANKESKLTFRKCSVINNHSTPSESKDHKMPLGDTTNECKARTSLTFGDLRPISTKSFYSSSIENVPQPKPQPSRWSQPLNSSSNGKTPAKRAPSSHRKRPNTKNRGNSIRLGNFNRGVFHKIKKPVAKKSKNSLKKLSTSQLLESTSTILDNSVEKSVKSASKSTPTSPLMQPKQPQQDAKLVEQMARIKKILQNIKNPIEQARPLSLSKSMMDLTCCTLYSDERNECSRSEKYANDDADEDGAYESDENEDAKSEGGTRCGGKFFKANSSKRIKREYKIVNNMSATVQKGGKISLNQRKQRKRRFQSIFDEEFDFETEQLEVDDIISKLNQSQINHNQDRSVKKPLTIEAENTSQVSGKLVQIEIVDAANNELSDDEPIPLQSNVIFVNTTSPFNTASEESSSSITEAPMHDANLTYQESPMNQVENMDSELTIIKTVNDQFRGTEPPQSREQEKLFPIFYKDHQRTVDGRESSAHPRFGLFDPYRRRRRNVQNWRPIGSNQYQIDAGQKQYGAQQCAECGLVYSVHEPEEELIHENYHNSQQVLKFTGWTNEPVVARVPEWDVTGRILAITIAENKQRLQKIMEVLSVVDRELGYVEPCSLVLGSVVYLAVARSMVLGVCVAQPLQQANRLLTIDGIDGSIDCCTLETYPVKCGVSRIWVTPNFRCHGIARTMLTVLRSHFIFGYPLSFDEIAFSAPTEAGKRLAENITGRKDFLIYM from the exons ATGAGAAAGCAGGTGCGAAATGTTGGTGACGCTCTGGGAACGATTGGATCTGTAACTCCGCAAAATGAAAACAGCAGAATTACACGATCTAAACATGTGCCCACTCCTAAAATGTCCTCCCGGAAGAAGGCTCTCTTCGGTGGTGAGAACCAGAAAGTAAACAGAAACTTACTTGATCCAGAAGAAGACTCTGATCTGGGTCCAATGAGTCCGTTGAAATTTAGCAACAGTCCGAAACGGACTTTAGTCAAAG caTTAAATGTAACATCTTTTCGCAATATCTTGGGAAATGCTTCCCCTGAGAGTGACCGGTCCCTCTCACCAGATTATGAACGTCGTTTTTCCCATTCAGACCGGTATGAAATTTTGTCCTCTGCTTGTGACAAGGAAAATAACATGTCTGACGACGAGACTCGTCACtcgtttccaaaggaaatgtcaCGTGTGCGGAGTCCGTCCAAAAACGCACTGTTGGACGAAACAAACTCGAATAGTTTATCTCAGCTTATGAACTCTGATTTGAACATTGTAGATAAACGTACTCCtattcttaaaactcctggtgTAACAGAAGCAAACAAGGAATCAAAACTCACGTTTAGAAAGTGCAGCGTTATCAACAACCATTCGACACCGAGTGAATCAAAAGACCACAAAATGCCGCTAGGAGATACGACTAACGAGTGCAAAGCACGAACATCTCTCACTTTCGGCGATCTGCGGCCGATTTCTACGAAATCGTTTTATTCCTCTTCCATCGAGAATGTCCCTCAACCCAAGCCTCAACCTTCTCGTTGGAGCCAACCACTAAATTCATCGTCCAATGGTAAAACACCCGCAAAGCGGGCGCCATCCAGTCACCGGAAACGCCCCAACACTAAAAATCGTGGTAACTCAATACGTTTGGGGAATTTTAATCGGGGAGTGTTTCATAAAATTAAGAAACCTGTtgcgaaaaaatcaaaaaacagtTTGAAAAAACTGTCTACTAGTCAATTATTGGAATCGACTAGTACCATATTAGACAACTCTGTAGAAAAATCCGTAAAAAGTGCCAGTAAATCAACACCTACTTCTCCTCTGATGCAACCTAAACAGCCACAACAAGATGCAAAACTCGTTGAGCAAATGGCTCGtattaaaaaaattttgcagaatatcaAAAACCCTATCGAACAGGCACGACCGTTATCTTTATCGAAATCAATGATGGATTTAACGTGCTGTACCTTGTATAGTGACGAACGGAACGAGTGTTCTCGAAGCGAGAAATATGCGAACGACGACGCGGACGAAGATGGTGCGTACGAAAGTGACGAAAATGAGGATGCCAAATCGGAGGGAGGAACCAGGTGTGGGGGAAAATTTTTTAAAGCTAACTCTAGCAAACGCATTAAACGAGAATACAAGATTGTTAACAATATGTCGGCGACCGTGCAGAAGGGCGGAAAAATAAGCCTCAATCAAAGAAAGCAACGCAAACGAAGGttccaatcgattttcgatGAGG AATTCGACTTCGAAACCGAACAGCTAGAAGTGGATGACATCATCAGCAAGCTCAACCAGTCTCAGATAAACCACAATCAAGACCGCTCAGTTAAGAAACCATTGACTATTGAAGCGGAGAACACATCCCAAGTATCTGGAAAACtggttcaaattgaaattgtagATGCTGCAAATAACGAATTAAGCGACGATGAACCAATACCGCTACAATCGAatgttatttttgtaaataCTACTTCGCCATTCAATACAGCTTCGGAGGAAAGCAGCAGCTCGATAACAGAAGCGCCTATGCATGACGCTAATCTCACCTATCAAGAATCTCCAATGAATCAAGTTGAAAATATGGATTCCGAGCtaactataatcaaaacagtcAATG ATCAGTTTCGAGGGACAGAGCCACCGCAGTCTAGGGAACAAGAAAAACTGTTCCCAATATTTTACAAAGATCACCAACGAACTGTGGATGGTAGAGAATCTTCAGCGCACCCACGGTTCGGTTTATTCGACCCGTATCGACGAAGACGCCGGAACGTACAAAACTGGCGTCCGATTGGTTCCAATCAATATCAAATTGACGCTGGACAGAAGCAATACGGAGCTCAGCAATGCGCGGAATGCGGTTTGGTTTACAGTGTTCACGAACCAGAGGAGGAGCTTATTCACGAGAACTATCACAATTCTCAACAAGTTTTGAAATTTACTGGCTGGACCAATGAGCCCGTAGTAGCCCGCGTTCCGGAGTGGGACGTAACGGGACGCATTCTGGCAATCACGATAGCAGAAAACAAGCAGAGATTGCAAAAAATTATGGAAGTCCTATCGGTGGTAGATCGAGAGTTAGGTTACGTTGAACCGTGTTCGCTTGTGCTGGGTTCAGTTGTGTACCTCGCTGTAGCTCGTTCAATGGTTCTCGGGGTTTGTGTGGCGCAGCCACTACAGCAAGCGAATAGGTTACTTACGATCGACGGTATCGATGGATCCATTGATTGCTGCACTTTGGAAACTTATCCAGTAAA GTGCGGTGTTTCTCGGATCTGGGTAACACCTAACTTCCGTTGTCACGGGATTGCACGGACGATGCTTACTGTGCTGAGATCGCATTTTATTTTCGGCTATCCGTTGAGCTTCGACGAAATCGCCTTCAGCGCTCCGACCGAAGCTGGCAAACGACTAGCGGAAAATATTACCGGTCGCAAGGATTTCCTTATCTATATGTAG
- the LOC128734534 gene encoding BLOC-1-related complex subunit 7 has product MASASSSSAKNLFSDSKRRLAERVAVNVNNASSVARQIVRGSKSNEILMQAAKNFAYHESTVDNSIQNLKKMDIIFQHMNYQYDAIHQAAEKLEFVEEQVNAMER; this is encoded by the coding sequence ATGGCATCAGCATCGAGTAGCAGTGCGAAAAACCTGTTCAGTGATTCTAAACGACGGCTGGCAGAACGAGTTGCAGTGAACGTAAACAATGCCTCTTCTGTTGCCCGACAAATAGTACGTGGATCGAAATCTAACGAAATTCTTATGCAGGCTGCAAAAAACTTTGCCTATCATGAAAGCACTGTAGACAATAGTATACAAAACTTGAAGAAGATGGATATAATTTTCCAACATATGAACTATCAGTACGATGCAATCCAtcaagccgcagaaaagttggaATTTGTGGAAGAGCAAGTGAATGCAATGGAAAGATGA
- the LOC128737354 gene encoding tryptophan--tRNA ligase, mitochondrial yields MLYRVFRRIPLPTCRNYSVETKSPAWPRKIFSGVQPTGSLHIGNYLGAVKRWVDLQNSGEDVTYCIVDLHSITMPQEPELLRHNSLQMAATLLACGIDPAKATLFVQSRVSQHAELSWILGCLTTMARLTHLPQYKEKSAKLKEIPLGLYIYPVLQAADIMLYKATHVPVGEDQVQHLQLAQSLARAFNNRFGLTFPFCEAIISDDTSSRLKSLRDPTKKMSKSDPDPKSCIMLTDEPEVIREKVKKSVTDFTSEVTFDPENRPGVANLITIHSMTSGITPEAICAEAKGLNTGQYKLKVTEALVEHLNPIRENINRYMADPGYLAAVIEDGCEKARCIAEGTLTEVKEKVGMNAFSMARQQKLRRKELAE; encoded by the exons ATGCTTTACCGAGTGTTTCGTAGAATACCGTTACCGACATGCAGAAACTACTCAGTTGAAACTAAG TCACCAGCATGGCCTCGCAAGATATTTTCCGGAGTTCAACCAACCGGCAGTCTCCACATCGGCAACTATCTCGGTGCCGTCAAACGTTgggtcgatttgcaaaactccGGCGAAGATGTTACCTACTGTATTGTAGATTTACACTCCATCACAATGCCCCAGGAACCGGAATTACTGCGGCACAATAGTCTCCAAATGGCAGCCACTCTGTTGGCGTGTGGAATTGATCCCGCAAAAGCTACGCTTTTTGTACAGTCTAGAGTTTCTCAGCACGCAGAACTATCGTGGATTCTTGGCTGTCTGACTACCATGGCCAGGCTTACACATTTGCCTCAGTACAAGGAAAAATCTGCCAAACTTAAAGAGATACCGCTAGGATTGTACATTTATCCAGTTCTACAGGCAGCCGATATCATGCTGTACAAGGCAACGCACGTTCCGGTCGGAGAAGATCAAGTTCAACATTTGCAACTTGCTCAGTCCTTGGCGAGAGCGTTCAATAACCGGTTTGGGCTGACATTCCCATTTTGTGAAGCTATAATTTCTG ACGACACTAGCAGCCGACTAAAATCTTTGCGAGATCCTACGAAAAAAATGTCGAAATCTGATCCCGATCCCAAAAGCTGCATTATGCTGACAGACGAACCGGAAGTTATTCGAGAGAAGGTCAAAAAGTCGGTGACCGATTTTACTTCCGAGGTCACTTTTGATCCGGAAAATCGTCCGGGAGTAGCCAATCTTATTACCATTCATTCCATGACCAGTGGAATAACACCAGAGGCGATATGTGCAGAAGCAAAAGGCTTAAATACAGGCCAGTATAAACTGAAAGTCACCGAAGCTTTGGTGGAACATTTGAATCCGATCAGAGAAAATATAAACAGGTATATGGCCGATCCTGGCTATTTGGCAGCCGTCATAGAGGATGGTTGTGAAAAGGCGCGGTGTATTGCTGAAGGAACGTTAACTGAGGTGAAAGAGAAGGTAGGAATGAATGCTTTCAGTATGGCACGGCAGCAAAAGTTAAGGAGAAAAGAACTCGCAGAATGA